The genomic stretch cgatatctgtatagtatacagatacagcatagcgatatctgtagggctgtatctgtatagtaggacacccaattgcaggataaagttAAATGAAACATCACACAAGACTTGCATGAAGAAATTTGATtgttacaaagggagataatgggattttttaaaaactttttcaaTGTTGAACGTGGGCGCAATTCCTCTCAAACCTCTGAGTGGATTTCAATTAAACTTCACACATGTAAATCACATAATATATAAAGATGTGCCTGAAGAAATTTTATTGCAGTCAAATTGTTGcttgagttttttttatttgaagactGTTAGGGGGAGATTGGTATCACCTTAGTTTGTGAGCTTGCTCAACGTACCTAAATTTTCACTTGCGGCTCAGTTGAATTATAATGAGGCAAACTTGGCAATAATTTGAAAAATGACTTTGCGAGAAAAACTGAATGGCaaggttttttttatctcaatagAAATAAGCCAATATGTTcccaaaatgttaaaatgttcTACCTCATCTGCTTTTGAACATGCTTTATTACTCTCTACTTTAGATATACCAAGTAAAAGTGAAATTGACACGCAGTTTAACATAAACAACGAAAGTAAAATTGTGACGACGTATGTAAGATTTCAGAAAATGTATCCAGAACCTCAGTGTGTTGTTTATGCTAATGTAAGTGCGTATTTCCTCCCTTATTACTTGGAATTTACTTAATTCCTCTTTCTGAAAACTAGCTATATACGTCAATAATTTCTCAGAACAATCTTATTATTCTGTAAAACTGTAGTGGGAATTTATTATTATTCCTATGAGTCATCATTTCCTCatttaataatattatataaatacacCTAATATATCTCAGGTTGTATAACAAATCAAATCACATCCAAAAATAATTGTTATCTTATCTTATAagtttcacatttatttttacctGCCAAATAATACTATTGGACACTGTATTGTTGGTTTTAGAAGGGAAAAACGGCAACAGGGATAACCGATGGTaattcaaaaaataatatattttgcatACAGTTTGGTTTCAACAATTTTATATGATCTCGCCATTGTTAATGTATGATACTAGGTCAATCTTTACAAATAAAGCGGTCCATAATTTGATAATGTTATTTAAACCCATTTATTAACAGTATAATGGTATTTCCCTTTATAAAGAACATATTATAATTTGTTCCTGTGCAATTATACATTAGTGTTACAACCTGTAAACCACTAATACCCTTTGCCAAATATTTGCATAATTTTCTAGCCagcgtttttatttttttgaaaacaattggaATCTTAAATGATCCTTCAATCttataaaataattgatataGGTTATTTAAGACTAATGAACGTCAGTGAGACACCCGAAAGAGGGAGGCTTGAACTGGGTTCAGATACGGATCTTACGCGATTATAtgcataaggcagcaaccatttgattttcggggggggggggggggggggggctatgggttttttttctggacaaaatttttttttttttcgccacacaatctatttttttcgcgacaagtcgaaaacaatttttttctttcaattttagcattacatatagtggcagctgaggatgaaacaaacaatttttttttctgagaatcATAAACAATTAGAGAACatgagaattatttttttctccaaaaactggaaacaaagtttttttaaaaaaaaaaaccatagccccccccccccccccccgaaaatcaaatggttgctgcctaacgtTTATATAGTCTGAAACTATAAACAACTGCCATACAAGTGGAAGGTTTAGATAGCTAATCAGGTGAAATCCGCCATTTTCGTCGtcaaatgcctgtacaaagtcaggaatattacagttgttttccGTTCGTTTCTCTGGTTTATTTAGTCcagtgttttgttttgtcagtttttaaattTACCTACCTAAGAGTATGGTATttttcttaatacttttttttgtaaaccaTACAAAGAACTACCGGTACATGTATGTGTTCATGCATTTTAAGTAAGGGTATACCTAAAGGGATTGCCTGTTTTTgcagattattttttattttttgcagaaATCATCGGTAAACATGACAATTGAAAGTAAGAAAACTATTGGTTTGTTTCTAAATGTTTCACTCAATTCAGAAATTAAGACAGCAGAATGTTGTGGAAGAGTAATCACAATGGTATGTTTAGTAGGAACACGTGAAATAGTCAGAAAAACAATGAAGATTCCGGAGTGTGATGGTAAGTACATTTAAAGTTATCTCTGTTTCATATGGTAAACGCAGGTGCCCGTTTCAAAGATGTGGGGTAGTATTTATGATTGTTTTTGTGCAATAAGTTTAACTTCCATTTTCTCATTTTCTTATTAAACCGAATCTGAAGATGTTACGAAATTTGTCGGTTTCTGAGTATTTGTAAATATGCATCCAACAACTTTGTTCTGATGTGCATGTGTCATATTAGTTGgcttcaacttaaaaaaaataatgaaaatagtaATTACCCAATGCAAAGCAAAAGATACGATTGAGATGATAAAACAAGGACGTATCGtattataataacaaaatatcaGGATACATTAGATTGAAACTTATTCAGCCATTGCACTTATCAGCAGAATAATTAGGGTCGTTGTCTGATCTGCTGAAATAGTTGCATGTTTTCCATTATTCAATTGCTCTATAATTAGTTATATACAATGTTTTCTTAGAAATGATGACATACTAGGTTATACCAAGGTCTAAATAGTGACCCTTTCAATTGAAATATAATACTGCCATTACGTTTTTCTTGAAATAAGAAACAGGTCTCTTTAAAAATATCTCGAGTTCAATTCTCCAAAAAGATAGTCTTTGTTAGTATACAgaaattatttttgataaaatgacttAACTCGTTAACATTTTTGATTTGGCTTTTGATAATGTTTGTGGCAGTCTCCATCCtagattttttaaagacaaatacgGCCTAatatttttctcttattttgacatttgtgttttctgttttgtttcagATCGGGTCGAAATAGTCAAGTTGTCAGGGATAACAGTGATTGTTTTACCAATCGTGTCCATAGTATTGGTCTGTTTAGTTAGTTTGGTACTGGTGTGCAAAAGAAAAAACAAGTAAGATTCACAATTTATATCAATAGAAAAGTAGATGCTGATTTGAGGATATATAAACGttacaacaataataataaaactcGACAATACAGGTTtatcaataacattaacggtaccaaattcttgcaccagatgcgcatttcgacaatacatttaTCAAAATAGACAGGTATAGATGACCAATGATAGACAGTTGTCATTTGGGTGTAATACCTCCAAGTCATAGTATGTCAAATCTGTTTGCATAcaaaaataggtcgaaaaaatattcccttgaattcaACAGTTATAGGTAATTAATCCTTCATTTCATTGCAATAAAACATTTCTGGGTTATAAACATACTTCTTGGGTACTAAATATGTCAAAGCacctttatcttttttatttggggtttctatatacattattttatttttttgaaacttacacaccggtaaaaaaaaaaagtgaacatttgattggttaacttccagtgatagttatttttcttatatgcaatgaaatgttatttgcAATTGTTTCTATGGTACTGACCAGGATAatactttactcatgccaagtatttctttatttgaaacaaagataaattctggaCTTTTTTTTGGGAAAGTGCAAATTAAGCAAAGACTTATAAGGGAAAATCAATGATGGCATTACACCTTACCGAAAGGAAAGCTCTAAATATTCCATGTTGATAAGTAATTTTAAATAGTCGATGGCATGCATAACACACACACCAAGTTTTCAATGGACGACCACTGACGAATTTCCTGATCTCGGTGACGCAAATGGTATTCTAGCCTAGCGTACCCCTGCACACTTGGTCACTTCTTTCGATACCTACAATACTCGGTGGATTTTAGTGTGATGTATACTTGCGATATCACCCTAAATAGAATCATGgggttaaaaatgattttaaagacaataaaaaatttcttcatttcagtattatcatataaaaataataagatgttAAATGATTTCCAATTAGGCATTTCTCCACCAAAAATCGAATGgcctattaaaaatataaaaaaatagatcaCTGTACGGCCCTCTTAACAATAAGTATTAGTAtaaaaaatgttacagaacagATTTGGTCAAACAATCAATAATCTTCGTCCGTGTTGTATTATACAACAATACACAATCAAATTGTAACATGAAACAATGAACTTGATTTgattatatgtttattattttattctttttaggtCTGATTATTTGAAATCTGGAACAAACGAATGCTGAGAAATCGTGCTCAAGAAATGCTATATAGCACAGATGTTCGGAAGAAGACTTTCCGGAAGTCGCCGGAGCGTAATCGGCGAAGGATGAGTAGCTATGAAGCACAATGTTAAAACTCACAGTTGTAAACACAAGCTTCGCGGAAGCACGAAAACAGTCTCTGTTAAAGTCTCTTTAATCAAAGACCATGCTTTGATCTGCTGCTAAAATACAAGTGCAGCCCTAGAACTATTGAATTGTAAAAACAATAATTGTCCCTTTACATGCACTTTGTTTGATTGTTTTGCTTTTTCATTTTCAGTCTACTTACATCTAAAGTATAACACGActaattattatttcaattataGTATAAAGTATCTTACACATAACAAGTGATCTTTAATGTGCATATGGTTTATGATTAAGGTTAAAGTCAAGTATAGACAGCAAAACAAATGACATAAATGCCAAAATAGATCTAATGAACAACATGTATGCATGCAGTACATACTATCCATTTCTTTATTATGAATCGATCAGAACACTAAACGGTAACTAGAAAGATTACATCTTCTTAGACCAATGAAACGATTCAGAAGTCAGAATTTAGAAATTGGTCAATGTGTTCAATTAAACAACCCTTTCAGGACATATAGATAACTGTATTTACAGTTTTCACCTCCTCTTTTATATCTTTTTTGCATCAATAAGACATCGCTTTCAAAATCTGGTAGATGTAtcatttgtcatttgatttgtaCGAGTATCTTTGATTAAACTAGAGTtttgaaatgtatgaaaaatGATGCAATGTATTTAGGTTAACATATCACTGTCAAAGTCATAACGGCTTTGCTATTATATAAATGAGTATCGTTTTACgtacatgttattttttttatattattttacaattgttgtttcattaaaaatgtttgaaaacttcAAATGTACTTTGATTCATAAAGAACGTGGCCTCTTTGACATCATTACCATAATCAATTTTGGGGCGTTGACTATCAAACTTATCGTTTACacaagaataagaagatgtgacaaGCCGCCCAtggagatcaaatgacacagacatcatCAACTACAGGTCAcagaacggccttcaacaatgtgcacaTTTCAAACATcatagtaatctataaaatacctcgaaaaaaaaaccaattcgaACAAGACATATAACGGTCTGATTTAAGGACaaaactataaacaaacaaaaaacaaatatgatatacagcaactaAAGACAATCTTGATTTTGAACAGGCCGTGAAATCCAGAACGTGGCGGGGTCAAATAGCGCCAAACATTACCCCTAACCTAGGGCAGTGGTGTAACAGACCGACATAATAGCAatctatgaaaatcagttgaaaaaccTAACTCGTCAGATTAATACAAAACGCATAAAAACACAACTAATCACATCTATACATAACACATAACACATCAAACCATCAAACCATAACAACAACACACAAGACACATAGTACAGGTTTGAGAGAACTTGCAGTTATTAAAAACTtgttgaaagcaaataagaacTTATAGAAAATCATGTGTCTATATAAGACTAAAATATTAATCAGCACGCATACAACgtccaatagatttagtgtaaCACCGTTATAAATAATCAAAGAATAACATTACATTGTGCAATTCCAAAATTATAGGTATTGCCCAATTGTAGAGCAGTAAAAGTACACAACTTTGTTTGGACTTTTATACAGTTTACCACCAATGACCTCTTAAACAAATGACTTTATTTCTAAtaaaagttgggttttttttcgtcTTTCAATTGCAATTCGTATCGCGCATGAACATGATACAGTGCATACAACatattgtttaaataaattaattaacgAAGTTGATttcgattgttttttttattatcaaatttacttattatattttacattggAGTCTATCCACTGTGAATATATCATTCATTCTATaatatacattgtgtataaatATTTGATCTTGTTTTCAGTTACTGCGAGCAATATTTTTAGACGGTAATTTTagcatatatttttaaatgtgccTGTTTCAAGTAAGGAATATTGCAGAGGAAATAGATACTAGGTCTTATGGTGGGTGGTCTGATGCGACcaatttccctttttgtattttcACGTttcttcttttacttttctaaagCGAAATCGGGAAATTGAGAAATCGAGATAGCAAAATCGAAAAATTGGGAAATCGGGATATCGAGAAATCAAGAAAACGAAAaacgcgaaatcgagaaattcATTTTGCGTTTTCGCATTATCGCTTTCGTGCTTTCttgctttctcgatttcccgatttctcgatttTCCTAtatctcgatttcccgatttcccgatttctcagtttctcgatttcccgatttcacGTTTGAAAAGTGAAAGGAGAAAACACGAAAACGCAAAAAGGCGAAATAGTGGCCGCATCCAGTCACCAAAAAGTCTTGAATTTAAAATGGATTGATTGTATTTATAACACCCCTTCTCAATTTCGAACCTATTATATTTTATAGTCATTAGTGTATTGTTGACCTCTATGtttcttctgttgttttttatttttgtatttcttaaaCGCATCCCCTTGCATTCTTATCTATTGTTTCCAgactatacatttttttatgaatcagCAGGCAATGAGACACTGACTATATCT from Mytilus edulis chromosome 7, xbMytEdul2.2, whole genome shotgun sequence encodes the following:
- the LOC139529912 gene encoding uncharacterized protein, producing the protein MLLFSFVIVCIVYLTLAATDRSSKVLIDVQKDRLVFGQTVELVCHLQGSLHLADGSSRQWSGGIFNKVLSLNGYSSDINKYQEVIKTNTEFRLRVLNFNESDANQYYKCVYGFKYNETKLDLTKKPYEYIPSKSEIDTQFNINNESKIVTTYVRFQKMYPEPQCVVYANKSSVNMTIESKKTIGLFLNVSLNSEIKTAECCGRVITMVCLVGTREIVRKTMKIPECDDRVEIVKLSGITVIVLPIVSIVLVCLVSLVLVCKRKNKSDYLKSGTNEC